From a region of the Aeoliella mucimassa genome:
- a CDS encoding acyl-CoA thioesterase — MSHEFQFPLEVRYYETDAQGVVHHANFIKYFEVARLYHLREWGHEYADLERDGIFLVVNKIACNYRMPARFGDILDIKVRVTRARGARIDNEYMVYRDGLLIAEGSSTIACIDRQGNLQRLPEYLLMKE, encoded by the coding sequence GTGTCTCATGAATTCCAATTCCCACTCGAGGTTCGCTACTACGAGACCGACGCCCAGGGGGTGGTGCACCATGCCAACTTCATCAAGTATTTCGAAGTGGCCCGGCTGTACCATCTAAGGGAGTGGGGGCACGAGTATGCCGATCTCGAGCGAGATGGCATCTTTCTGGTGGTGAACAAGATCGCTTGCAACTATCGCATGCCCGCACGATTTGGCGATATCCTCGACATCAAGGTACGGGTCACTCGCGCGCGAGGTGCCCGCATCGACAACGAGTACATGGTGTACCGCGACGGGCTGCTCATCGCCGAAGGTTCGAGCACGATCGCCTGTATTGACCGCCAAGGCAATCTGC
- a CDS encoding sensor histidine kinase — MNSKNNIDRRTDEILYDRQQRLYIGTDRVFALLFILQWIAAIAMAAWFTPLTWVGTESSWNVHLFAAIVLGGLLSILPVTLAVIAPGSFATRLVISLAQAGYSGLLIHLSGGRIETHFHIFGSLAFLAFYRDWRVLVPATVVVTVDHLFRGVFWPESVFGALAASTTRAFEHAGWVLFEDVFLVWSCLRGSREMRNSARSQAELEDAKDNIESIVDQRTNELKCRTEELLTSMKERQQMSQRLAQAQKLESIGQLAAGVAHEINTPMQFISDNSLYLQQCMERLLRIAQSYAETTDLNGPSVSWQERREMALEVLEECHHEEWPC; from the coding sequence TTGAATTCCAAAAACAACATCGACCGACGTACCGACGAGATCCTATACGATCGCCAGCAGCGATTGTATATCGGAACCGATCGGGTATTCGCGTTGTTGTTTATCTTGCAGTGGATTGCGGCCATTGCGATGGCTGCTTGGTTTACACCGTTGACCTGGGTCGGTACTGAGAGCTCTTGGAATGTACACCTTTTTGCGGCTATCGTGCTGGGAGGACTGCTTTCGATTTTGCCAGTGACTCTGGCGGTGATTGCTCCCGGTAGCTTTGCGACTCGGTTGGTCATATCACTGGCCCAAGCTGGTTACTCGGGCTTGCTCATTCATTTGTCAGGAGGACGCATTGAGACTCATTTTCATATCTTCGGTTCCTTGGCCTTTCTCGCGTTTTACCGGGACTGGCGAGTGCTGGTGCCTGCTACGGTCGTCGTGACCGTCGACCATCTGTTTCGAGGAGTCTTCTGGCCCGAATCGGTATTCGGAGCACTGGCGGCCAGTACGACCAGGGCCTTTGAACACGCAGGATGGGTGCTGTTTGAGGATGTTTTTCTGGTGTGGAGCTGTTTGCGAGGGAGTCGTGAGATGCGTAACTCCGCTCGCAGTCAAGCGGAACTAGAGGATGCAAAAGACAATATCGAGTCGATCGTCGATCAGCGCACAAACGAGCTGAAGTGCCGGACCGAAGAGTTGCTGACCTCGATGAAAGAGCGGCAACAAATGTCGCAGCGGCTCGCGCAGGCTCAGAAACTCGAGTCCATTGGTCAGCTGGCGGCCGGTGTCGCCCATGAGATCAACACTCCCATGCAGTTCATTAGTGACAACTCGCTGTATCTTCAGCAGTGCATGGAACGACTTTTGAGAATTGCCCAGTCTTATGCCGAAACAACCGACCTAAATGGCCCGAGTGTTTCCTGGCAAGAACGCCGTGAGATGGCTCTCGAGGTGCTCGAAGAATGTCATCACGAAGAATGGCCTTGTTGA
- a CDS encoding efflux RND transporter periplasmic adaptor subunit: MSVLKQPTLASLSAGLLCIAAFASPTAALAQGGRPPSPVVVVPVVEQEVMATQSFVGTVMPSQRATVGSAVDGRVIECNIEEGDRVEEGQPLAQLLTDTISLEIANASSELDLKKAQLEELENGTRPELLEQYRARMASAKARRDYLASRRERLRDLAERSSAVTEDEWSEAVSLALEAEESAAEAVAAYEEAKIGPRAEVIAQAKAEVAMQQAVVDRLEDQRNKYTVRSRFAGYVVTKHTEVGQWMSSGGDVADVVGVDIVEVVVQVLERSVPYIQVGAEVSVEIPALPQSPFSGKVVAVVPSADVRARTFPVKVAIENQSTDSGPMIKPGMFAQVRLPVGNMTTSKLVPKDAVVLSQNGPVVYVVTSPGGQKPSGVTLTPVKLGQVFGPMIEVEAAALTPGQLIVTEGNERLNPNSQVSVLRQDDPPSVASPER; this comes from the coding sequence ATGTCAGTCCTCAAACAGCCGACACTCGCTAGCCTTTCGGCTGGCTTGCTTTGCATCGCGGCATTCGCTTCCCCCACTGCGGCATTGGCCCAGGGTGGCCGCCCCCCTTCGCCGGTAGTTGTGGTCCCCGTGGTCGAACAAGAGGTCATGGCGACCCAGTCGTTCGTCGGTACGGTCATGCCATCGCAGCGTGCTACCGTGGGTAGTGCGGTGGATGGTCGTGTGATCGAGTGCAACATCGAAGAAGGCGACCGCGTCGAGGAAGGTCAGCCGCTGGCCCAATTGTTGACCGACACGATTAGTCTCGAAATCGCCAACGCGAGCAGCGAACTGGATCTCAAGAAAGCCCAGCTCGAAGAACTCGAAAACGGCACCCGCCCCGAATTGCTCGAGCAGTATCGCGCTCGCATGGCCAGCGCGAAGGCGCGTCGCGATTATTTGGCCAGCCGTCGCGAGCGTCTTCGCGATCTCGCTGAGCGAAGCAGCGCGGTGACCGAAGACGAATGGTCCGAGGCCGTGTCGCTGGCCCTCGAGGCCGAGGAATCCGCTGCCGAAGCAGTCGCTGCTTACGAAGAAGCCAAGATCGGCCCACGAGCCGAGGTCATCGCCCAGGCGAAAGCCGAAGTCGCCATGCAACAAGCGGTAGTCGACCGACTGGAGGATCAAAGGAATAAATACACCGTTCGCTCCCGCTTTGCCGGCTACGTGGTCACTAAGCACACCGAGGTCGGTCAGTGGATGAGTAGCGGCGGCGACGTGGCCGACGTCGTCGGCGTCGATATCGTGGAAGTCGTGGTTCAGGTGCTCGAACGCAGCGTCCCCTACATCCAGGTCGGCGCCGAGGTGAGCGTCGAAATCCCCGCGCTCCCGCAATCCCCCTTCTCCGGCAAAGTGGTTGCGGTGGTTCCGTCGGCCGATGTTCGTGCGCGCACTTTCCCGGTGAAAGTCGCCATCGAGAACCAGTCGACCGATTCGGGCCCTATGATCAAGCCAGGTATGTTTGCCCAGGTTCGCCTGCCGGTCGGCAACATGACGACCTCGAAGCTGGTCCCCAAGGATGCAGTGGTGCTTAGTCAAAATGGCCCCGTGGTTTACGTGGTTACCAGCCCTGGCGGACAGAAGCCCTCGGGCGTGACGCTTACTCCGGTGAAGTTGGGACAGGTATTCGGGCCGATGATCGAAGTCGAGGCCGCCGCGCTCACTCCTGGCCAGCTGATCGTCACCGAAGGCAACGAACGCCTGAACCCGAACTCTCAAGTCAGCGTCCTGCGACAGGACGATCCCCCCAGCGTTGCCTCCCCCGAACGCTAA
- a CDS encoding MarR family winged helix-turn-helix transcriptional regulator encodes MLQYDFENSLGYWLTTTHQSYMRLFNERLAPHGITFRQAQLLGWLAIDGPMSQTELAARMLVEPPSLVGILDRAEQAKLIERRPCPNDRRVKQIHALPSAKKTWKQIAEVGREIRKQAMEGLTENEIRTLQRLLVKVRENVSPQTADTR; translated from the coding sequence ATGCTCCAATACGACTTCGAAAACAGCCTGGGTTACTGGCTGACGACCACCCATCAGAGCTATATGCGGCTGTTCAACGAGCGACTTGCTCCCCACGGCATTACCTTTCGCCAGGCCCAACTGTTAGGCTGGTTGGCGATTGATGGGCCGATGAGTCAGACGGAGCTCGCCGCCCGCATGCTGGTGGAACCGCCAAGCCTCGTAGGGATTCTCGATCGGGCGGAACAGGCTAAACTCATTGAGCGACGGCCTTGTCCGAACGACCGGCGGGTAAAGCAAATTCACGCGCTACCATCGGCCAAGAAAACGTGGAAACAAATTGCCGAGGTGGGCCGCGAGATTCGCAAGCAAGCCATGGAAGGTCTAACGGAAAACGAAATTCGTACCCTTCAGCGGTTACTCGTAAAAGTGAGAGAGAATGTCAGTCCTCAAACAGCCGACACTCGCTAG
- a CDS encoding response regulator has translation MSERLLIVDDEQPLLNGLRRRLGDYYDLVTANSGDAALHEIETHGEFAVVLTDMRMPGMNGIQFIQQARMIAPDSVYMMLTGNQDQATAIKAVNDGQVFRFLNKPCDHDHIRRALDAGLDQYRLITAERVLLHKTFSGAVGVLTDVLEIVQPEIFSRSNEIQTMVDNLRAAINATDRWEYKLAARLGIVGFALLPDDKRHKLETCSPDDPELQEILAASAATGARLLEKIPRLGTIASMIRESVNVDGSCTVSLTPQEEEVIHTGATLLRIAMQWNCLSRIGMSNKDAMVEMRQLLPQLHKAFVEELERTHIDTEHLAPVCLSVEELEEGMVLYNDVMTRDDSRLLRKGQRLSGVALEKLLTHYGNLLASDVVMVYASSCSSQIAQMAANK, from the coding sequence ATGAGCGAGCGACTATTGATCGTCGACGATGAGCAACCTTTGCTCAACGGTCTACGACGTCGTTTGGGGGACTATTACGATTTAGTCACCGCAAACTCAGGCGATGCGGCGCTGCACGAAATCGAGACCCATGGCGAATTTGCCGTGGTGCTTACCGATATGCGTATGCCAGGAATGAATGGAATTCAGTTCATTCAGCAAGCACGTATGATCGCGCCCGACTCTGTGTACATGATGCTCACCGGCAACCAGGATCAGGCGACAGCCATCAAGGCGGTGAACGATGGTCAGGTCTTCCGGTTCCTCAATAAGCCCTGCGATCACGATCATATCCGCCGCGCGCTCGACGCCGGGCTGGATCAATATCGGCTAATCACTGCCGAACGGGTGCTACTACATAAAACGTTTAGCGGTGCGGTGGGGGTGCTGACCGACGTGCTCGAAATCGTGCAGCCTGAGATTTTCAGCCGCAGCAACGAAATTCAAACGATGGTCGACAACCTTCGCGCAGCGATCAACGCGACTGATCGTTGGGAATATAAGCTGGCTGCCCGGTTGGGCATTGTTGGCTTTGCTTTGTTGCCCGATGATAAGCGACACAAGCTTGAGACTTGCTCGCCTGACGATCCTGAACTCCAAGAGATTCTTGCGGCCAGCGCAGCAACCGGTGCCCGTTTATTGGAGAAAATTCCACGACTCGGCACCATTGCTTCGATGATTCGCGAATCGGTCAACGTCGATGGAAGTTGCACCGTGTCACTCACTCCTCAAGAAGAGGAAGTCATTCATACGGGGGCGACCCTGCTGCGGATTGCCATGCAATGGAATTGCCTGTCGCGCATCGGAATGAGCAACAAGGATGCCATGGTGGAGATGCGACAGTTGCTCCCGCAACTGCACAAGGCCTTTGTCGAGGAGCTGGAGCGAACTCACATCGACACCGAACACCTTGCTCCAGTTTGCTTGTCGGTCGAAGAACTCGAAGAAGGCATGGTACTGTACAACGATGTGATGACACGCGACGATTCGCGATTGCTCCGCAAAGGGCAGCGACTCTCGGGCGTTGCACTCGAGAAGCTGCTCACGCACTACGGTAACTTGCTGGCTTCCGATGTGGTCATGGTATACGCGTCGAGTTGCTCTTCGCAGATTGCCCAGATGGCAGCCAATAAATAG
- a CDS encoding acetolactate synthase yields the protein MSIGEGAGTEFATARGRDYPSIRQFTVFLENRVGQLLEVIRKFHGSQVRIVALSISDATECALVRFLLSDPEAGREILERAGLAIVESDLLGVELPETPQPMLDLCTALLAAEVNITQVYPLLARPTGQPAVAIMVDNTEMALDTLSNRGFRMINEDELRQYDSQ from the coding sequence ATGAGCATAGGCGAAGGAGCGGGAACCGAATTTGCAACCGCGCGTGGTCGCGACTATCCCTCCATCCGACAATTCACCGTATTTCTTGAGAATCGTGTCGGACAGTTGCTGGAAGTGATTCGCAAATTCCACGGCAGTCAGGTCCGAATCGTGGCTCTGAGTATCTCGGATGCCACGGAGTGCGCCCTGGTACGGTTTCTGCTTAGCGATCCCGAAGCGGGCCGCGAGATCCTGGAACGGGCCGGTCTGGCGATCGTCGAGTCCGACCTGCTGGGAGTCGAGCTACCAGAGACGCCGCAGCCAATGCTCGATTTGTGCACCGCTTTGCTCGCAGCCGAGGTGAACATTACTCAGGTCTACCCGCTGCTCGCTCGCCCAACCGGCCAGCCGGCCGTGGCGATCATGGTCGATAATACAGAGATGGCGCTCGACACCCTCTCGAATCGAGGGTTTCGAATGATTAACGAAGACGAGCTCAGGCAATACGATTCGCAATAA
- a CDS encoding IS630 family transposase, translating into MPKLNDEFCERMEDVLEQYEKPLDPNEPVVCLDEQPYQRVDDARPPEPAAPGKIAKQDYEYRRCGTCSVFVAVEPKAGKRFVQAKRHRKRADFARFVRDLLKRYPDAERVHLVMDNLNTHNEKSLIETFGEEAARPMLERIVWHFTPKHASWLNMAEIEISAIQRQCLGRRLASLDKVQSELSHCSRDRNRKKIKINWTFHRKDAKRVFPELYRK; encoded by the coding sequence GTGCCCAAGCTGAACGACGAGTTCTGTGAGCGGATGGAGGACGTCCTCGAGCAGTACGAGAAGCCGCTCGACCCGAACGAGCCGGTCGTCTGCCTCGACGAGCAGCCCTATCAGAGGGTCGACGACGCGCGGCCGCCCGAGCCCGCGGCACCCGGCAAGATCGCGAAGCAGGACTACGAGTACCGCCGCTGCGGAACCTGCAGCGTGTTCGTGGCGGTCGAGCCGAAGGCGGGCAAGCGATTCGTTCAGGCCAAGCGTCACCGCAAGCGAGCCGACTTCGCCCGGTTCGTCCGCGACCTCTTGAAGCGCTATCCCGACGCAGAGCGGGTTCATCTGGTGATGGACAACCTCAACACGCACAACGAGAAGTCGTTGATCGAAACCTTTGGCGAGGAGGCGGCTCGGCCAATGCTGGAGCGGATTGTGTGGCATTTTACCCCCAAGCATGCCAGTTGGCTCAACATGGCCGAGATCGAAATCTCGGCCATACAGCGACAATGCCTGGGACGTCGGTTGGCTTCGCTCGACAAGGTTCAAAGCGAACTCTCCCACTGTTCACGCGACCGCAATCGGAAGAAAATCAAAATCAATTGGACCTTCCATCGAAAAGACGCCAAACGCGTCTTCCCTGAACTCTATAGGAAATGA
- a CDS encoding HD domain-containing protein — MPHPYAAIPEFAERYSTSGLMRMPPCDDIPLTPRVRRLIDTPAFQRLKQVSQLGLVRMVYPGAGHSRFEHSLGTYRTALQFLERLSGDDRFTAAVSSRQAELFLLAALLHDVGHWPYCHPLEDIAAEGVVVHEQLARQAITTGPLAEALADDWQVDPAEVADLIAGSTTSTGDEIVASMLSGPIDVDKIDYLARDSRHCGVPYGQNFDQSRLVASLCLNEAGNRIAVTDKGKTAAELMVFARYVMFSEVYWHHAVRSSTAMLQRAVFDVTDRLDWAYLFASSDAQFAEHLRQHTTNIPASALVESLFGTQRSLFKRLAQYSYLDSPELHTKLARQPYAWLVERSSQLAECLTKQLGIDVAPHEVLIDAPPTKLEVQFNVDVCYTKRDAYRPLGEVSPVVRTLAREQFDNYVKQVRVFVAPRVAQAARGVDIDRLLDEVTS, encoded by the coding sequence ATGCCCCATCCTTATGCTGCCATTCCTGAGTTTGCCGAGCGGTACTCGACGAGCGGGCTCATGCGAATGCCGCCGTGCGACGATATCCCCCTCACCCCGCGGGTGCGGCGATTGATCGACACGCCTGCGTTTCAGCGTTTGAAGCAGGTATCGCAACTCGGGCTCGTACGGATGGTCTATCCCGGCGCGGGGCACTCGCGCTTTGAACACTCCCTCGGCACGTATCGTACCGCCCTGCAGTTTCTCGAACGACTCTCCGGCGACGACCGTTTCACCGCGGCAGTCTCATCGCGCCAGGCAGAGTTGTTCCTGCTAGCCGCGCTGCTGCACGATGTAGGGCACTGGCCGTATTGCCATCCGCTGGAAGACATCGCTGCCGAAGGCGTGGTGGTCCACGAGCAACTCGCCCGCCAGGCGATTACCACAGGTCCTCTGGCCGAAGCGCTGGCAGACGACTGGCAGGTCGACCCTGCCGAAGTGGCCGACCTGATTGCTGGAAGTACCACATCAACTGGCGATGAGATCGTCGCCAGCATGCTTTCGGGGCCGATCGATGTCGATAAAATCGACTACCTGGCGCGCGATAGCCGTCACTGCGGAGTGCCCTACGGCCAAAACTTCGACCAGTCCCGGTTGGTTGCGAGCTTGTGTCTGAACGAAGCGGGCAATCGCATCGCAGTGACCGACAAAGGGAAGACTGCTGCGGAGCTAATGGTGTTCGCAAGGTACGTGATGTTTAGTGAAGTCTACTGGCATCACGCGGTGCGTTCGTCCACGGCGATGTTGCAGCGGGCGGTGTTCGATGTGACCGACCGGCTGGATTGGGCGTATCTGTTTGCGTCGAGCGATGCCCAGTTTGCCGAACACCTTCGACAGCATACCACCAACATTCCCGCATCCGCTCTGGTGGAAAGTTTGTTTGGCACGCAACGTTCGCTGTTCAAACGCCTGGCCCAATACAGCTATCTGGATTCGCCAGAATTGCATACCAAACTCGCCCGCCAGCCTTACGCCTGGCTCGTGGAGCGTAGCAGCCAACTTGCCGAATGCCTGACCAAGCAATTGGGAATCGATGTCGCCCCGCACGAAGTGCTGATTGATGCTCCTCCGACCAAGCTCGAGGTGCAGTTCAACGTCGATGTCTGTTACACCAAACGCGATGCGTACCGCCCACTAGGCGAAGTCTCGCCAGTGGTGCGAACGTTGGCTCGCGAGCAGTTCGACAACTACGTAAAGCAAGTGCGGGTGTTCGTCGCGCCGCGCGTCGCACAGGCCGCCCGCGGAGTAGACATCGACCGACTGCTCGACGAAGTGACCAGCTAG
- a CDS encoding IS5 family transposase produces the protein MATKEKRTYKVTNWKEYNKSLIERGNITIWFSDEALENWEHPNDQTKVGRPFVFSDTAIECLLTIRELLKLPYRQTEGFGRSLVAMLGVEAAIPNYSSLAKRASKLNVSLDIANKRGDIDIVVDSTGMKVFGEGEWKMRTHGKSKRRTWRKLHLSVNPDTREIVAEILTENSCHDADAVPEMLEQVEQPVKKFHGDGSYDKWKVYEGLESEGIEPVIPPQHNAKIKQHGNSAEEPLPRDEAIRQIRRKGRRSWKEEVGYHRRSLAETTMYRVKQSFGSHLKNRVFENQQTEARLRCKIINQFTQLGLPQFEWS, from the coding sequence ATGGCTACGAAAGAAAAACGAACCTACAAAGTCACGAACTGGAAGGAGTATAACAAGTCGCTCATCGAGCGTGGAAACATCACTATTTGGTTTAGCGACGAGGCGTTGGAGAACTGGGAACATCCTAACGACCAGACAAAAGTCGGTCGCCCTTTTGTCTTCAGCGATACGGCGATCGAGTGCTTGCTGACGATTCGCGAACTGCTGAAACTTCCCTATCGGCAGACTGAGGGATTCGGCCGCTCGCTGGTGGCGATGTTGGGCGTCGAGGCAGCGATTCCCAATTATTCTTCGCTCGCCAAGCGAGCCAGCAAGCTGAATGTTTCGCTCGATATCGCTAACAAGAGGGGCGACATCGATATCGTGGTGGATAGCACCGGCATGAAAGTGTTTGGCGAGGGCGAATGGAAGATGCGGACGCATGGCAAGTCGAAGCGGCGGACATGGCGGAAGCTGCATTTGTCGGTGAATCCTGACACCCGCGAGATTGTGGCGGAGATTTTGACCGAGAACAGTTGCCACGATGCCGATGCGGTTCCCGAAATGCTGGAGCAGGTGGAGCAGCCCGTAAAAAAGTTTCACGGCGACGGTAGTTACGACAAGTGGAAGGTTTATGAAGGGCTGGAATCCGAAGGCATTGAGCCGGTGATTCCGCCGCAGCACAACGCCAAGATCAAACAACATGGCAACTCTGCGGAGGAGCCTTTGCCCCGGGACGAGGCAATTCGTCAGATTCGACGCAAGGGGCGTAGGAGTTGGAAAGAGGAAGTGGGCTATCATCGTAGAAGCTTGGCGGAAACGACCATGTACCGAGTGAAACAAAGCTTTGGGAGCCATCTCAAAAACCGAGTATTCGAAAACCAACAAACGGAAGCCCGCTTGCGCTGTAAAATCATCAATCAATTCACCCAACTCGGGCTTCCACAGTTCGAGTGGAGTTAG
- a CDS encoding sensor histidine kinase — protein MDFRKDVLVRSTATVSRNKWKYDADVLYELDAELPLVPVLPAELNQVILNLIVNAADAIREKHAKDETHRGEIVLRTYQDGLFAVIEVADNGAGIPREARQRVFDAFFTTKEVGKGTGQGLAISHDIIVNKHRGDIDVQTETGEGTKFCVRLPLQGAQISSTDQQEEPVESNADNPETVPV, from the coding sequence ATGGATTTCAGGAAAGACGTACTAGTCCGCAGCACAGCGACGGTAAGTCGCAATAAGTGGAAGTACGATGCGGACGTGCTCTATGAATTGGACGCCGAGCTGCCACTGGTGCCGGTATTACCGGCAGAATTGAACCAGGTGATACTGAATCTTATTGTGAATGCGGCCGACGCTATTCGCGAAAAGCATGCGAAAGACGAAACCCATCGAGGTGAAATCGTCTTGCGAACCTACCAAGATGGTTTGTTTGCGGTGATCGAAGTAGCTGACAACGGAGCAGGCATCCCTCGGGAAGCTCGCCAGCGAGTCTTCGACGCCTTCTTCACCACCAAAGAGGTCGGGAAAGGAACAGGGCAAGGGCTAGCAATTTCGCACGATATCATTGTGAATAAGCATCGGGGAGATATCGATGTTCAAACAGAGACTGGGGAGGGGACTAAATTCTGTGTGCGGTTGCCGTTACAGGGAGCACAGATCTCTTCAACGGATCAACAGGAAGAACCCGTAGAATCGAATGCGGATAACCCGGAGACTGTTCCTGTTTAA
- a CDS encoding helix-turn-helix domain-containing protein: MKKHIVCLDHQARGGLEQLARSGARAAQVVRRCQILLKSDSGCTDEEIAEHVGCTTRNVRAVRKRFCEEGVQRAVYDAPRSGRPPEFTKRQQQQVIALACSEPPEGRARWTLELLCEHAVKEGFVDSLSVTEVSLWLKEHDLKPWRKKLGACPS, translated from the coding sequence ATGAAAAAGCACATTGTTTGCCTGGACCACCAGGCCCGTGGAGGTTTGGAGCAGCTAGCACGCTCAGGCGCCCGCGCGGCGCAAGTGGTGCGTCGCTGCCAGATATTATTGAAATCGGACTCGGGATGCACCGACGAAGAGATCGCCGAGCATGTGGGCTGCACGACGCGCAACGTCCGAGCCGTCCGAAAGCGGTTCTGCGAAGAGGGCGTCCAGCGGGCGGTGTACGATGCGCCTCGCTCGGGCCGCCCCCCAGAGTTCACCAAGCGGCAGCAGCAACAGGTAATCGCCCTGGCGTGCAGCGAGCCGCCCGAGGGACGGGCTCGCTGGACGCTGGAATTGTTGTGCGAGCACGCGGTGAAGGAAGGCTTCGTCGATTCGCTCAGCGTGACGGAGGTCTCGCTGTGGCTCAAGGAACACGACCTGAAGCCGTGGCGAAAAAAACTTGGTGCGTGCCCAAGCTGA